From Hydra vulgaris chromosome 15, alternate assembly HydraT2T_AEP, one genomic window encodes:
- the LOC136091898 gene encoding uncharacterized protein LOC136091898, whose amino-acid sequence MTFPSTRCIIDCTELFCQKPSSLKHQSSLFSSYKHHVTYNGLLGISPSGAITFISQLDDGAISDKEIVVRSGFLEELWNKNDSVMADRGFTISDHLNTINVKLNIPSFLNGQLQLSKEDATKSQTIASLRIHVERAIRRNKVFCQISNEIPLVFHGSINQLWTVTCLLCNFLPPLIKNQK is encoded by the coding sequence ATGACATTTCCATCAACAAGATGCATTATTGATTGTACTGAATTGTTTTGTCAGAAACCTTCATCACTGAAACACCAGAGTTCTTTATTCTCTAGTTATAAACATCATGTAACTTACAATGGGTTGTTAGGTATTTCTCCTTCAGGAGCAATAACTTTTATAAGTCAACTTGATGATGGAGCTATTTCTGACAAAGAAATTGTTGTAAGATCAGGTTTCCTTGAAGAACTCTGGAACAAAAATGATTCAGTTATGGCTGATCGTGGGTTTACCATTTCAGACCATTTAAACACAAtcaatgttaaattaaatataccaTCTTTTTTAAATGGACAACTACAGCTAAGTAAAGAAGATGCTACAAAAAGTCAAACCATTGCATCATTGAGAATTCATGTAGAACGTGCTATTCGTAGAAATAAAGTATTTTGCCAAATAAGTAATGAAATTCCTTTGGTGTTTCATGGTTCAATTAACCAACTATGGACAGTAACTTGtcttttatgtaactttttgcCACCacttatcaaaaatcaaaagtaa